The Chryseobacterium indicum genome includes a window with the following:
- a CDS encoding acyl-CoA dehydrogenase family protein, whose translation MDFNLSEEQLMIQQAARDFAQSELLPEVIERDRDQKFPAEQVKKMGEMGLMGMMVDPKYGGAGMDSVSYVLAMEEIAKVDASAAVVMSVNNSLVCAGLEKFASEEQKVKYLTPLASGQVIGAFALSEPEAGSDATSQKTTAEDKGDYYLLNGIKNWITNGGTASYYIVIAQTDPEKKHKGINAFIVERGWEGFEIGPKEDKLGIRGSDTHSLIFNNVKVPKENRIGEDGFGFNFAMAVLNGGRIGIASQALGIASGAYELALKYAKTRKAFKTEIINHQAIAFKLADMATQITAARMLCFKAAVEKDAGKDISESGAMAKLYASQVAMDTTIEAVQIHGGYGYVKEYHVERMMRDAKITQIYEGTSEIQKIVISRSIAK comes from the coding sequence ATGGACTTTAATTTATCAGAAGAACAGCTGATGATTCAGCAGGCAGCAAGAGATTTTGCGCAAAGCGAACTTTTACCGGAAGTAATCGAAAGAGACCGCGACCAGAAGTTTCCTGCAGAACAGGTAAAGAAAATGGGAGAAATGGGACTTATGGGGATGATGGTGGATCCTAAATACGGTGGTGCCGGAATGGACAGCGTTTCTTACGTTCTTGCTATGGAAGAAATTGCAAAAGTAGATGCTTCTGCGGCTGTGGTAATGTCTGTAAACAACTCATTGGTTTGTGCCGGTCTTGAGAAATTTGCTTCTGAAGAGCAGAAAGTAAAATATCTTACCCCTTTGGCAAGCGGACAGGTAATAGGAGCTTTTGCTTTGTCTGAGCCTGAAGCGGGTTCTGATGCAACTTCCCAGAAAACAACTGCGGAAGATAAAGGAGATTATTATCTTTTAAACGGGATTAAAAACTGGATCACAAACGGTGGAACAGCATCTTACTATATTGTAATTGCACAGACAGATCCTGAGAAAAAACATAAGGGAATCAATGCTTTCATCGTAGAAAGAGGTTGGGAAGGTTTCGAGATCGGCCCGAAAGAAGACAAACTGGGAATCAGAGGGAGCGATACACATTCTTTGATCTTCAATAACGTAAAAGTACCGAAGGAAAACAGAATCGGGGAAGATGGTTTCGGATTCAATTTCGCAATGGCTGTTCTGAACGGTGGTAGGATCGGGATTGCTTCTCAGGCTTTAGGAATTGCTTCCGGAGCTTACGAACTGGCTTTGAAATATGCTAAAACAAGAAAAGCGTTTAAAACAGAAATCATCAATCATCAGGCAATTGCATTTAAACTGGCAGATATGGCAACTCAGATCACAGCAGCAAGAATGCTTTGCTTTAAGGCGGCTGTAGAAAAAGACGCTGGAAAAGATATCTCTGAAAGCGGAGCAATGGCAAAATTATACGCTTCTCAGGTGGCAATGGACACTACGATTGAAGCTGTACAGATCCACGGCGGATACGGATATGTGAAAGAATATCACGTAGAAAGAATGATGAGAGATGCAAAAATCACTCAGATCTACGAAGGAACTTCTGAAATCCAGAAGATCGTTATTTCAAGAAGCATTGCAAAGTAA
- a CDS encoding Nif3-like dinuclear metal center hexameric protein encodes MTISKVIAKIEERIPLQQAEDFDNVGLLCGVPDRNVSGILVCHDTLENVVDEAIEKNCNLIVCFHPIIFSGLKSLTGKNYVERAVLKAIENKIAIYAIHTAFDNDFFGVNRGICDQLGLKNLKILQPKKNNLKQLTVFVPKDYSEKVKEALFSAGAGNIGFYDECSFKINGNGTFRPIEGSNPFSGQQNIRENADEDMVSVIFEDYKQGQIVNAMKTAHPYEEVAHQIYSLENTNHYSGLGMYGDLDEPMDEKDFLKFVKEKFSLEMIRHSGFNNKKIKRVGVLGGSGASGIRSAISKKCDAYLTGDVKYHDFFLADSKMMICDIGHFESEQFVTQQLFEILSQKFSTFAISKSIEKTNPVNYFI; translated from the coding sequence ATGACAATAAGTAAGGTAATTGCCAAAATAGAAGAAAGAATTCCACTGCAGCAGGCAGAAGATTTTGATAATGTAGGTTTGCTTTGCGGGGTTCCCGACAGAAACGTCTCCGGAATTCTGGTATGCCATGATACATTGGAAAATGTTGTGGATGAAGCCATTGAAAAGAACTGTAATTTAATTGTATGTTTTCATCCCATCATTTTTTCGGGACTGAAATCTTTAACAGGGAAAAACTATGTAGAGAGAGCTGTTTTAAAAGCTATTGAAAATAAAATTGCCATCTATGCCATTCATACGGCTTTCGATAATGATTTTTTTGGGGTGAACCGTGGAATCTGTGATCAGTTGGGATTAAAAAATTTAAAAATTCTTCAGCCTAAAAAAAATAATCTGAAACAGCTTACGGTTTTCGTTCCGAAAGATTATTCTGAAAAAGTGAAGGAAGCTTTATTTTCGGCAGGTGCAGGAAATATCGGGTTTTATGACGAATGCAGTTTCAAAATCAACGGGAACGGAACGTTCAGACCGATTGAAGGCTCGAATCCGTTTTCGGGACAGCAGAACATCCGCGAAAATGCAGATGAAGATATGGTTTCTGTAATTTTTGAGGATTACAAACAGGGACAGATTGTTAACGCAATGAAAACAGCACATCCGTATGAGGAAGTCGCGCACCAGATTTACAGTTTGGAAAATACCAATCATTATTCGGGACTGGGAATGTATGGCGACCTTGATGAGCCGATGGATGAAAAGGATTTTCTGAAATTTGTAAAAGAAAAATTCAGTCTGGAGATGATCCGTCATTCAGGATTCAATAACAAAAAAATTAAAAGAGTAGGAGTTCTTGGCGGTTCCGGAGCAAGCGGCATCCGGTCTGCAATTTCCAAAAAATGTGATGCTTATCTTACAGGAGACGTAAAATATCACGATTTTTTCCTTGCCGATTCGAAAATGATGATCTGTGATATCGGGCATTTTGAATCAGAACAATTTGTAACTCAACAATTATTTGAAATATTGTCACAAAAATTTAGTACATTTGCAATCTCAAAATCTATTGAGAAAACAAACCCGGTAAATTATTTCATTTAA
- a CDS encoding zinc ribbon domain-containing protein, translating into MAKTNDISVEEKLRALYDLQIIDSRLDEIRNTRGELPIEVEDLEIEIEGLEKRAEKFHAEIKDQDDQIKTKHEVINHAKTLIEKYKSQQDNVRNNKEFEALGKEIEYQELEIQLAEKRIKEFGAKIGHKNETLSELNSKIDELKNHLKFKKEELEGLISETQKEEEYLIEKSKEFSEKIDERLLASYNRIRTNSPNGLAVVGLERGAPKGSFFTIPPQKQMEIAQRKKIIIDEHSGKILVDDELVMEENERMKSVIKF; encoded by the coding sequence ATGGCAAAAACCAACGATATTTCAGTTGAAGAGAAGTTAAGAGCTTTATACGATTTGCAGATCATTGATTCTAGATTGGACGAAATCCGAAATACAAGAGGAGAATTGCCAATCGAAGTAGAGGATCTTGAGATTGAAATCGAAGGTCTTGAAAAAAGAGCTGAAAAATTTCATGCAGAAATTAAAGATCAGGACGATCAGATCAAAACAAAGCATGAAGTAATAAACCATGCAAAAACTTTAATTGAAAAATACAAGTCTCAGCAGGATAATGTAAGAAACAATAAAGAGTTTGAAGCGTTAGGAAAGGAGATTGAATATCAGGAGCTTGAAATCCAGCTTGCAGAGAAAAGAATTAAAGAATTCGGTGCTAAAATAGGTCACAAAAACGAAACGTTAAGCGAGTTGAATTCAAAAATTGATGAGCTTAAAAATCACCTTAAATTCAAAAAAGAAGAATTGGAAGGTCTTATCTCTGAAACTCAGAAAGAAGAAGAATATCTTATCGAGAAATCAAAAGAATTTTCTGAGAAAATTGATGAGAGATTATTGGCTTCATACAACAGAATCAGAACAAACTCTCCAAACGGTCTTGCTGTAGTAGGATTGGAAAGAGGCGCTCCGAAAGGATCATTCTTCACCATTCCACCACAAAAGCAGATGGAAATTGCTCAGAGAAAGAAAATTATCATCGATGAGCATTCAGGAAAGATCCTTGTTGACGACGAGTTGGTAATGGAAGAAAACGAAAGAATGAAATCTGTAATTAAATTTTAA
- a CDS encoding ion transporter yields the protein MEKEHNLIPENALWKRHLYRIIYRSDTKLGKLFDITLLILILISTAIIMMESVPKLDKRFHYTFIIMEWIISIFFSAEYFSRIAVVKNKRNYIFSFFGIIDFLALIPFYLSFIFPVTKYFLIFRMLRMLRVFRVFNLLDFMNDGSVIVRALKNSSRKIYIFLLFLIIFSVIVGSLMFMVEGGREGFETIPQAIYWAVVTVTTVGYGDVSPITPMGKFFAVVLMLAGYSIIAVPTGIVTAEMRNKRQNLEKVCDRCGNEDIDDDARYCKQCGKKLA from the coding sequence ATGGAAAAAGAGCACAATCTTATTCCCGAAAACGCTCTCTGGAAAAGACATCTTTACCGCATTATATACCGCTCCGATACGAAACTCGGAAAACTTTTCGACATTACTTTACTGATTCTTATCCTCATCAGTACTGCAATTATCATGATGGAAAGTGTTCCGAAGCTTGATAAAAGGTTTCATTATACGTTCATTATTATGGAGTGGATTATTTCCATATTTTTTTCTGCGGAATATTTTTCGAGAATTGCCGTAGTGAAAAACAAACGGAATTATATTTTCAGTTTTTTCGGGATTATCGATTTTCTTGCATTGATTCCGTTTTATCTGAGCTTTATTTTTCCGGTTACCAAATATTTCCTGATTTTCAGAATGCTGAGAATGTTAAGAGTTTTCCGGGTTTTCAACTTACTGGATTTTATGAATGACGGCTCTGTAATTGTGAGAGCATTAAAGAACAGTTCAAGAAAAATATATATTTTCCTTTTGTTTTTAATAATTTTCTCGGTGATTGTCGGTTCACTGATGTTTATGGTGGAAGGCGGAAGAGAAGGCTTTGAAACCATTCCGCAGGCAATTTACTGGGCGGTTGTTACCGTTACAACGGTTGGTTATGGAGACGTTTCACCGATTACTCCGATGGGAAAATTTTTCGCCGTGGTTTTAATGCTTGCCGGTTATTCCATCATCGCTGTTCCTACGGGAATTGTAACGGCTGAGATGAGAAACAAAAGGCAAAATCTGGAAAAAGTGTGCGACCGATGCGGAAATGAAGATATTGATGATGATGCAAGGTATTGTAAACAGTGTGGCAAGAAATTAGCTTAG
- a CDS encoding T9SS type A sorting domain-containing protein, which produces MKKILLSCLLFLSMCFSAQITLGSGSTNVGVAPISTYYGYSYVQQIFTKQEINANAAGNITGLKFYIDPTMSISNSSQWVVYLGLTNKTSFSTDSDWIPSSQLTQVFSGTVTNNNGVIEIVFPTPFSYNNTSNLVIAAEENSSGYDNNNYDEAMHVYNGAQNSTIYYKNDYTDPDPASPPATGNLVNYKSVVTFQGLAPNPIPACPVVTYPGSNASFIPLTPTITWNNTAGATSYKVSIGTSSGGTNVANQVSVTTNSYTPSVALAPNTTHYVKIIAVGSGGESAGCTEVSFTTAPPQPANDECATAVTLTVNPDLNCGTVTAGYTLGATDSGTAPSPCYGDADDDVWFKFVATAATHKISLLNITSVGSTTGDTDTYFQVFSGGCGALSSIFCSDPPSGVVTGLTAGETYWVRVYSYYGAGSNQSFNICVGTFPPPPVNDACSGALSANAFPYTYIQNDGAGATNNSGIVSVCSNEMNDGTWFTFTGDGSTFNISVTMPAGSDFDPQIGVYSGNCSALTCENTVDDGGQGGAETISIPTLSGNTYYVNVGHYSGWSDEPEGAFSINITKNTLGTSEIAANKNTVKVFPNPFSDVVTISDIAKVKSVSLTDISGRLVKVIENPDSEIHLGELKQGVYLLMLDMKDGSKQVVKTIKK; this is translated from the coding sequence ATGAAAAAAATTCTACTTTCATGCTTATTGTTCTTAAGCATGTGTTTTTCCGCCCAGATTACTCTGGGATCAGGAAGTACTAATGTCGGCGTTGCTCCAATCAGTACATATTATGGATATTCTTACGTGCAGCAGATTTTCACAAAGCAGGAAATTAACGCAAACGCAGCCGGAAACATTACAGGACTGAAGTTCTATATAGATCCGACAATGTCTATTTCAAACTCTTCGCAATGGGTGGTTTATCTGGGACTTACCAACAAAACATCCTTCAGTACAGATTCAGACTGGATTCCTTCATCACAATTAACACAGGTTTTTTCCGGGACAGTTACCAATAATAACGGTGTTATTGAAATTGTTTTTCCTACCCCTTTTTCCTACAATAATACCTCCAATCTCGTTATTGCTGCTGAAGAAAATTCTTCGGGCTATGATAACAATAATTATGATGAGGCAATGCATGTTTATAACGGGGCACAAAATTCTACCATTTATTATAAAAACGATTATACAGATCCGGATCCGGCTTCACCGCCTGCGACGGGAAATCTGGTAAATTATAAATCTGTAGTTACCTTTCAGGGGCTGGCTCCGAATCCTATTCCGGCTTGTCCTGTAGTTACTTATCCGGGAAGTAATGCTTCTTTTATTCCTTTAACTCCTACAATCACATGGAATAATACTGCTGGAGCAACAAGTTACAAAGTTTCTATCGGTACTTCTTCAGGAGGAACAAATGTAGCGAATCAGGTTTCTGTAACAACCAATAGTTATACACCTTCTGTGGCATTGGCTCCTAATACCACCCATTATGTTAAAATTATAGCTGTAGGCTCAGGAGGAGAATCTGCCGGATGTACAGAAGTGTCATTTACAACCGCACCTCCGCAGCCTGCTAATGACGAATGTGCAACAGCGGTTACTTTAACGGTGAATCCTGATTTAAACTGTGGAACTGTAACGGCTGGTTATACTCTGGGTGCCACAGATTCAGGAACAGCCCCAAGTCCATGTTACGGAGATGCGGATGATGATGTCTGGTTTAAATTTGTAGCAACTGCGGCGACTCATAAAATATCCCTTCTCAATATCACCTCTGTAGGCAGTACAACGGGAGATACCGATACTTATTTTCAGGTATTCAGTGGAGGCTGTGGAGCGCTTTCCAGTATATTCTGTTCAGATCCGCCTTCCGGAGTTGTAACAGGTCTTACCGCAGGAGAAACATATTGGGTGAGAGTTTATAGTTATTACGGAGCAGGAAGTAATCAGAGTTTTAATATCTGTGTAGGAACTTTCCCTCCGCCTCCGGTAAATGATGCCTGCTCAGGTGCATTATCTGCCAATGCTTTCCCTTATACTTATATACAAAATGACGGAGCGGGAGCTACGAATAATTCAGGGATTGTAAGTGTATGTTCTAATGAAATGAATGACGGAACCTGGTTTACTTTTACAGGAGACGGAAGTACATTTAATATCAGTGTAACAATGCCTGCGGGAAGCGATTTTGATCCTCAGATCGGAGTTTATAGCGGAAACTGCTCTGCATTAACCTGTGAAAATACAGTAGATGACGGAGGACAGGGCGGTGCTGAAACAATTTCTATTCCTACTCTTTCAGGAAATACTTATTATGTAAATGTTGGTCATTACAGTGGCTGGTCAGATGAGCCGGAAGGAGCATTTTCCATTAATATTACAAAAAACACTTTAGGAACTTCTGAAATTGCGGCCAATAAAAATACCGTTAAAGTATTCCCGAATCCTTTCAGTGATGTGGTTACAATTTCTGATATCGCTAAAGTAAAATCTGTTTCCTTGACTGATATTTCAGGAAGACTGGTAAAAGTGATTGAAAATCCTGATTCAGAAATTCATTTGGGTGAACTGAAGCAGGGAGTGTATCTGCTGATGCTGGATATGAAAGACGGTTCTAAACAGGTTGTAAAAACAATTAAAAAATAA
- a CDS encoding DUF4349 domain-containing protein, whose amino-acid sequence MRKFILLVAVSSTFIMCKKGESAVSKLENTADSADSAISVASEKLNDVSEKANAALDSANVKIKDFENAKNEVKDKIENTSKMVDSLSEKISSVRLESKTEKKDSAKKEEKIVVNVPATKLIKETKIFYKDKPKSENYELNVLKNKMVKSGYLTMNADNTETVREVIRQETVRNNGAVTKEELTYVATEPSDDRSSEMADQKVYYLQIKVPLQNFDQLMDDLSSNIGDIESKNIEVKGNDYYNNTLCEIRISLLDNAHKAPETFGEKSLAAVSSGWSVITSIFLFILPLWPLFLIAGIGYYFYKKRGKNTTNHDAH is encoded by the coding sequence ATGAGAAAGTTCATATTACTCGTTGCTGTATCAAGCACGTTCATTATGTGTAAAAAGGGAGAATCAGCAGTTTCTAAACTGGAAAATACCGCAGATTCTGCAGACAGCGCAATTTCTGTTGCTTCAGAAAAATTAAATGACGTAAGCGAAAAAGCCAATGCTGCGCTGGATTCTGCCAATGTAAAAATTAAGGATTTTGAAAACGCTAAAAATGAAGTGAAAGACAAGATTGAAAATACTTCCAAAATGGTAGATTCTTTATCTGAGAAAATTTCTTCCGTAAGACTGGAATCAAAAACCGAGAAAAAAGATTCGGCTAAAAAAGAAGAAAAAATTGTGGTGAATGTTCCCGCTACGAAATTGATTAAAGAAACAAAAATTTTTTATAAAGACAAACCAAAAAGTGAAAATTACGAACTGAATGTTCTGAAAAATAAAATGGTAAAATCAGGCTATTTAACCATGAATGCAGACAATACGGAAACAGTAAGGGAAGTTATAAGACAGGAAACGGTTAGAAACAACGGTGCTGTGACAAAAGAAGAGCTCACTTATGTTGCAACAGAACCTTCCGATGACAGATCTTCGGAAATGGCAGATCAAAAAGTATATTATCTTCAGATTAAAGTTCCTCTGCAGAATTTTGATCAACTGATGGATGATTTAAGCAGCAATATCGGCGATATTGAAAGTAAAAACATAGAAGTAAAAGGAAATGACTATTATAACAATACGCTTTGTGAGATCAGGATCTCTCTTTTGGATAACGCTCATAAAGCTCCGGAAACTTTTGGTGAAAAATCTTTAGCCGCTGTTTCTTCAGGATGGAGTGTCATTACTTCTATTTTCCTGTTTATTCTGCCGCTTTGGCCATTGTTTTTAATTGCCGGAATCGGATATTATTTTTATAAAAAGAGGGGTAAAAACACAACCAATCATGATGCTCATTAA
- a CDS encoding AMP-dependent synthetase/ligase produces MTIKRLFDIPQHALKTYPKSDMFVTKYHGEWKKTSTQEFINEANKISRGLLKLGIKPGDKIALITTNSRTEWAIMDLGLSQIGVVSVPVYPSISAEDYEFIFTNAEIKYCFVSDKDLLNKVVKVKHNIPSLQGVFTFDNVSGAANWKEILDLGEDDSTQIEVEDLSNAINPEDLATIIYTSGTTGKPKGVMLTHHNIVSNVLGSIPRIPKKKGLDYKDTRVLSFLPICHIFERMLFYLFQYNGFSIYFAESIEKMGENVKEVKPHYMSVVPRLVEKVYDKIYGTGSSAGGLKQKIFFWALDLISKKKSVSKPSGLKEIIADKLVFKKWREGLGGEIVTLVSGSAALSTRLNLMFQNAGIPILEGYGLTETSPVISVNSFSKMKIGTVGLPLDNLSVKIQADGEITVKGPSVFKGYFKNEEMTKEVFTEDGYFRTGDIGHIDSDGFLQITDRKKEMFKTSGGKYIAPQTIENLAKASKFIEQIMVVGDGEKMPCALVQPDFEFAKSWASRNNLNVGSTPQEIAKSAELKERIKKEIDDINQHLGNWEQIKKIELTPEIWSIDAGLLTPTLKLKRKAIKEKFIDLYNKMYEHKE; encoded by the coding sequence ATGACAATCAAAAGATTATTTGATATTCCTCAACATGCATTGAAAACCTATCCCAAGTCGGATATGTTTGTAACCAAATATCATGGTGAATGGAAGAAAACTTCCACACAAGAGTTTATCAATGAAGCCAATAAGATCTCAAGAGGACTTTTAAAGCTTGGCATAAAACCGGGTGATAAAATTGCATTAATCACCACCAATTCCCGAACAGAATGGGCAATAATGGATCTTGGACTTTCCCAGATCGGAGTAGTTTCCGTTCCTGTTTATCCTAGTATTTCTGCCGAAGATTATGAATTTATCTTTACCAATGCCGAGATTAAGTACTGTTTTGTGTCTGATAAAGATCTTTTGAATAAGGTAGTTAAAGTAAAACATAACATTCCTTCATTACAGGGCGTTTTTACTTTCGATAATGTTTCGGGAGCTGCCAACTGGAAAGAAATACTGGATCTTGGCGAAGATGATTCTACGCAGATTGAAGTGGAAGATCTTTCAAATGCTATTAATCCTGAAGATCTGGCCACGATTATTTATACTTCTGGAACCACCGGAAAGCCAAAGGGAGTTATGTTGACGCATCACAATATCGTTTCCAATGTTTTGGGTTCTATCCCAAGAATTCCCAAAAAGAAAGGGCTGGATTATAAAGATACAAGAGTTCTGAGTTTCCTTCCCATCTGTCATATTTTCGAAAGAATGCTTTTCTATCTTTTCCAGTACAACGGTTTTTCGATTTATTTCGCAGAAAGCATTGAAAAAATGGGAGAAAACGTGAAAGAGGTAAAACCTCACTACATGAGCGTTGTACCAAGACTCGTAGAAAAAGTGTATGATAAAATCTACGGAACCGGCTCTTCTGCGGGAGGATTGAAACAGAAAATCTTTTTCTGGGCACTGGATCTGATCTCTAAAAAGAAAAGCGTATCTAAACCATCCGGATTAAAGGAAATTATCGCCGATAAACTGGTATTTAAAAAATGGAGAGAAGGTTTAGGCGGTGAGATTGTTACTCTGGTTTCCGGTTCTGCAGCTTTGTCTACAAGACTGAATTTAATGTTCCAGAATGCAGGAATTCCTATTCTGGAAGGATATGGATTAACGGAAACTTCGCCTGTAATTTCGGTAAATTCTTTCAGCAAAATGAAAATCGGAACGGTAGGATTACCACTTGATAATCTGAGTGTTAAAATTCAGGCAGACGGAGAAATTACCGTAAAAGGACCTTCTGTTTTTAAAGGATATTTTAAAAATGAAGAAATGACGAAAGAAGTTTTTACAGAAGACGGTTATTTCAGAACGGGAGATATCGGACATATCGACAGCGACGGATTTTTACAGATCACCGACCGTAAAAAGGAGATGTTCAAGACTTCGGGAGGAAAATATATTGCGCCGCAGACCATAGAAAATTTAGCAAAAGCTTCAAAGTTTATCGAGCAGATCATGGTTGTCGGAGACGGCGAAAAAATGCCTTGCGCATTGGTACAGCCAGATTTTGAATTTGCAAAAAGCTGGGCATCCAGAAACAATCTGAATGTAGGTTCCACTCCACAGGAAATTGCCAAAAGTGCGGAATTAAAAGAAAGAATTAAAAAAGAGATTGACGATATCAACCAACATTTAGGAAACTGGGAACAGATCAAAAAAATTGAGCTTACCCCGGAAATCTGGAGCATTGATGCCGGTCTTTTAACGCCGACTTTAAAGCTGAAAAGAAAAGCGATTAAAGAGAAATTCATCGATCTTTACAATAAGATGTATGAGCATAAGGAATAA